A genomic window from Brassica oleracea var. oleracea cultivar TO1000 chromosome C8, BOL, whole genome shotgun sequence includes:
- the LOC106310260 gene encoding uncharacterized protein LOC106310260 has protein sequence MGRVISREAVSDQFISKQQSRQMGDAYAAAKSRKRSTRLSTGEEEHVDGVDVQTEIENNKSKRLVEFSIVGPLIPPHGLVDDVRNDHSVVVCTDETIPEGCIYKVSFHESCDALSPSTEAVTQLLRVFNRRATNGIFQTSLLTTHQSKDLNMWLILFSAQMSPKPNGYKMIMISGSKYHMITAFTLVLRKLACSWAISK, from the exons ATGGGCCGAGTTATATCACGAGAAGCAGTCTCTGACCAGTTCATTTCCAAGCAACAGTCTCGGCAAATGGGTGATGCTTATGCTGCAGCAAAATCAC GAAAGAGAAGTACCAGATTGTCGACTGGTGAGGAAGAACATGTCGACGGAGTAGACGTACAAACAGAAATTGAAAACAATAAATCTAAGAGGCTGGTTGAGTTCTCCATCGTTGGGCCATTGATTCCACCTCATGGTTTGGTAGATGATGTCAGAAACGACCACTCCGTTGTGGTATGTACGGATGAGACCATCCCCGAAGGATGCATCTACAAAGTATCTTTTCACGAATCTTGCGATGCTCTCTCTCCATCCACGGAGGCCGTGACTCAACTTTTACGAGTATTCAATCGAAGGGCAACTAACGGTATCTTTCAAACTAGTTTGCTAACCACTCATCAAAGCAAGGATTTAAACATGTGGTTGATCCTGTTTAGTGCGCAGATGTCCCCAAAACCAAACGGTTACAAAATGATTATG ATTTCTGGAAGCAAATACCATATGATTACGGCGTTCACCCTAGTTTTACGTAAGCTTGCATGTTCATGGGCCATTTCGAAGTGA
- the LOC106308591 gene encoding proteasome subunit beta type-5-B-like, which translates to MPTTGFGSSNDMLDGFSTLPSFALPTHDRLWLICFGFQFDGFQKEAVQMVKPAKGTTTLAFIFKEGVMVDADSMKKIIEINPYMLGPMAGGLEDYILKSILFSLN; encoded by the exons ATGCCTACCACTGGCTTCGGCTCGAGCAACGATATGCTTGATGGGTTTTCTACTTTGCCCTCCTTTGCCCTTCCCACTCACGACAGAT TGTGGTTGATTTGTTTTGGGTTTCAGTTTGATGGGTTTCAGAAAGAGGCCGTACAGATGGTGAAGCCTGCAAAAGGAACAACCACACTCGCTTTTATCTTCAAAGAAGGTGTCATGGTTGATGCCGATTCTATGAAGAAGATTATTGAAATCAATCCTTATATGCTTGGTCCAATGGCTGGGGGACTGGAAGATTATATATTGAAATCAATTCTTTTCAGTCTGAACTGA